The Corvus moneduloides isolate bCorMon1 chromosome 1, bCorMon1.pri, whole genome shotgun sequence nucleotide sequence tttttaaagtgcattaATTATTTGAACAGTGCACTGATGCTTTTAACAATcttaaatacaaaaatgcagagaacCAGTATAATTTTCAAAGTTTACAAAAACTGACACCTAGAATTAAATCACtaatatttcttaatttataaaCCCTTTAGGTTTACATATGTATCTTCTTCTGTGTACATTCTGTAAAACACAATGGAAACCTGCTCCTGGTTGGTCACTGCTTTTGTAACTTAcagaaaattatgtaaaaaatatGGACTATGGACTTATTTTTTTGCCAGCAGAAGTACTGAAAACTCTCTTGGATTTAATGATTCCTTAGACTTCAAAACACACTCATCCATGAAGAAACTCAACCaaaattaacaaaatgaaaatcataCTGCATCTTAATTTCAAGTAAGTACATTTGGTGCTAGGCGTGCTCAGACCTTAATTCTGGAAGATGCACGTATTTTCTGGCACAATAACTATTACTTTTGAAATTGTAATGGGTTTGCAAGTGTACTGGCCACATATGAGGCTAAAGAAGAGACTGTGTCTATCTACCATCAGAAAGGTAGGATGGCTACAAAACCAATGATACCTAAGTACTAAAAGCTTTAAACTGTAGCCAAAACTATGAGCAACTAACAAGTTTGGAAATGTGTGAACTACCTTTACAAAAACTGCAATGAGGTATGGAAATGGATACCACTGGAAACCAGACAGAGAAAGACAGGATAAACAGTAATGCCTTCATCTTTTTGGGTTCAGGATCAGCTGTGATGATGTGGTGTTAGGACAgcagtttttggttttgtcacTAACAGAACTAGAGATCTTTATTGATCTATACATCAAAGAGTCTCTTGCTATGTGTTCCAGTGTAGTATAAAACTTGAAAATACTAGTTGCAtatatttgcttctttttctagATTTTTATCTAATTGTgatgttaaataaaatactcaACAGTTACAGCTTACTTACAATATTGTTCAATCTCAAAGCTCTACTTAGCAGCCACACCAGTACTGAAAGACTACCATCTATTCAAGGTGTAGAACAACCACCATGTGGGAATATGAGAcaacattagaaaaaaacatttaaggtCCAGCTTTGGTGTTCAGTTGGTTGCATCATCTCTTCTCAGAGGAATTACTTGAAGTGCTTTCGCTATTCTCTCTCCGATAGCTTGACTGCTTGCTGCAATTATTCTTCGAGACATCAAATCAAACGGTCCACctagaaagcaaagcaaacaaagcagcCAGTTTTATAtatggagaaaattaaaagctggTATGAAAATAAGCACTGAAAAAACTGAGTGTAAATTATACATTACAATTTAGAACCAAGTTTTGCTGgacaaaaatgcatttaacaCAACAGGTATCTCGTATGAGCTGCATTTAAATTCTCTTCGGTGTACATTTACtgtcttttttcacttttccaggAGTCCAGCCAAGGCAGTAAAGGTTGCCTTGTTGCTTAAGAACATGAAATTAACCTGTTCTTCATCTATTGATGGGTTGGGAACTGTTCAGTAGTAGTTGCTGGAAAGAGGACTGAAAAGAACTTCTTGGCTTCTCATTTCAGCTACATTTTGCTCCGTTAGTCATTTAAAAGGGTAAAGAGTATTATGCAGGCCCGTGTATTTACCTGTTACATCCAGCAGGACTCCACCAGCTTCAGTAATAATGATTCCAGCTCCTGCCATATCCCAGCAGTGAATCCCCATTTCATAATAGGCATCAGCTCCACCTGTTGCCACAAGGCACATGTTCACAGCTGCTGTACCAACAGCTCTAATGCTAAAGGAGATACAAATGTTGTTTTAACTGAGAAGAGTTTACAAAGAAGTTACAGTGTCTGTGTACACTGCACAGAGAACACAGAAATGTCCTGATGAACTGGAGAAAGGATGACGAAATGCTGcagagaaacataaaaaaatggGCAGGAAGTGTTGCTTAAGTAGCTTGAAgagttttcaaaatacagcaaattttcagaaattacatttacaaATTCTGTTAATCAATTTTGGTTTAAATACatcttaaataatttcttaaactACAACATATTGTGGAAGATAATTTCCCATGAAACACTAACAGATagtctatttttctctttgaatacAAGAATTCAAGCAGAGTGTATACTTTCCAGtgctgaaaaactgtttttGTCAGTTTCTCTGGTGATGCTCAGTAAACATCTCTGACTTGCCAAACCCCCTAACAGTaatcacaaaaaataaattacacagCATAAATTTGGTCTGGTTAACTTCACCAAATCCTTGTGTCACAGATTCCAGTTTCTTTTGGAAATGTCAATGCACTTAGCCAGTAAGTGTGACTTTTGTAAATGCTGCAGTTATTTCAACTAACAGTAAACTGTACATTAAATTGTAACTGATAGCAGCTAAACTACTGCAAGATGCAACTTAAATCAACTCCAGTCTCAAATTATTGTTTACAAATAAAATGCCCAAGATGAACTCACGACACTCCTAAAATGTGTTTCCTACTTTCATCCTAACATATATATTCTTTAGCAGCATCGGAAGACTTTttggaagtagaaaaaaatctacatgtTAAGCATGTCAAGTGTCAAAACAAGAATCCTGAGAATCTCAGCATAATACTTGTTagaacagaaacatgaatatgGTTGAGAAACAAAAAACTGTCTGCTGAAACCAActttatacaaaatattttgtggaaATTATACTTTGGTTTATCTAGAGTAGAGGAAGCAGGGAATGCAACCAAAATAAGAGCAGTTTATGGACAATTTAAACTACTCAGACAAAGTTGTATggttttgaaagaggaaaaggagatcTACTTTTGTCTTCtgagacatatatatatatatattaaaaaaaacaagaacaatTTTCATTACTACAAGGAAAGGAAACTAAGAAATGCAATATAGCTTCTGTTCATCCAGTTTTATTCCTTGTGtgtttctagggaaaaaaagcgCACAAAATtgcacataatttttttaactagtAAATATAACACTTTGCAGTCCTACAAGCCCAAACATGCTTTGCTTCTCAATACTGATTGTTAGGGTTCTCTTCTATACATCTCAGCTTGAAAAAGCTAAACACAGTTTCTCTGTGGAAGCTACTAGACAGAAACATTTAAACCATATTTCACATTTAAGGTGTCAAACATAATGCAACCAAAGCTTTCTATAAATTATCGTATTTACAATATTAACCATTGTCAgtacatataaatacatatagAAAATATAAAGCGTCTTACCCATGAATAGGAATACTGAGAAGTCTTTCCATAttagaaagaattatttttatagccTCTGGATCACGATTTGACCCCAATTCTGTTACTAAAAGGGATTTTGTAAtgtctggaaaagaaacaaaacctcacTCTTCCAACAGCACAGCTTAAATAGCCACAGGGACTAGCAGAGTTTACCTCATTGCTTTCTTACAAGACTGAATAAAAGTGAGGTAtcttaataaaatattacataTATCAAACATATAAAAATCTTATTATCTTATTACTTggaaaatggcaggaaaaaataaaatacaatgaaagAAGCACTATCTGCTCCAACTGCGCATATACATTAATCAATGACAGTACTAAATAAAATTCTATTgctagaaaaaataaaagtcttgaGATACTTAAAGATCCCATTTGAAGCACAGATTTTACTTGATGTAGGGTTGTAAGCATAGAGGAGTGCTACTGACTTAAACCTACAGGTCACACCTGGGAGAAGTTGAATTGTTTGGCAGATTTGTTACACTCTAAAGAACAATCTCAAACAGACTGCAGACATATAgggaattaaaaacaaacaaacaaacaaacaaaacaacaatacaCACATGGGGAATAAAATCTTCAATTGCCAAGTCCTGATTTTGCACAGATGACATCATATGCATCAAAGAGAACATAAAAGGTGTTTCTTTTGGCCCATGGCCAAAGAAAGTCTTGCAAAACGAAACTATAAGCTAAGAAATACCAATATATCCAGGTATGAAATTTCTGCTGTCTGATTTGCAATGTGGTAATTACCAGAAAGAAGCTACTCAGCTCAGCTTACCTTCTTGGCCCGATACTTGAAGTTTCTGACCATTGCAAAAtgcaccttttccttttctggcaGTATACATCTTGTCTTCTACACAACTATACACAATTCCAAACTCtatctgcaagaaaaaataccttgaggttttttttccctgtgttcctATTTACTGTGAAATAGGAAATTATAGAACTTAGTTGTAACTAGAAACAAGCAATTAATTTGGGTTTGATTAGATATTAAGTAATAAAAAGTATACCTTTTTGTTTACAACAAAGCCAATTGAAACTGCCACAAATGGAAacctacaaaacaaaacatttcactaATTTATAGTGAGATACTAAATTTCTTTCATTACCATGCTTACTCTTAATAAAGACAGTGTTCAGTTAAATGTAATGTATATTTCAAAAACAAACTTGGACTATATACAACATAGGTTTCTGGAATTTGCACAGTTTAGCTGAAAATAGAGCCAATAACACTTATTCCCATTTGAAACACAAACTTTTCTATGCACAAGGGGCTGTTATTCCTGTTACAGCTGTTCCTAGCTTCGGGACTGTTTTTTACAGCCAAAGAATGCAAACAAGCCTCTATGCTACTAACCTTTCTCAGAAGGAACAAGCTGGTCTCATAAGAAGAACCAAGTTACCTCTGCCCCCACCTCCCCGTTTTCCACCAAAGCCATGACCAAGACAGATACTGAAGAATGGAGGAAGAGTGAAGACAGTGGGACTATGTAAGACATGGTGGATTGCATCTCAGTCTAAGTTTGAAACAATCAaccagttaattttttttcaatttccagacatttgcttttgttctttcGGCAAAAAATACCAACTTTTAAGCCTGCAGATTCAGTAGAATGGGTTCTTTTCTTGTAAGTTTCTGAACATGTTATTTAGCAGGATTCAGAAGCTGTTTAAAAGCCATtgtgcacacagcagcagtcatttcaaaactgaaatcaaGCAGACTCAGAAAAGCTCACTGGGGCCAAAATCTATCACATTTAAAAGACATAAGGAATAGGCTGTCAGCATTATACTGAAAGTCCCCTCCTCATCTTGGTGCAAAATACCATTGATAATTACTGGCAAtatcttgctttcttctttagCTGGGGCTCCTAGATCTCAACAGATTTGAAATTTCTTAGAAATCAGCACCTGAAGCTGTTATTCCCTCTCTGAAGATGCTGCAACTTCTTACTCTGAGTCCTGCTCCTGTTGCAATCTGCCCATCTATCTTTGGAATCCATGCCAAAGGCTGCTGACCCCTGCTATATAATACAGGCCTCTTATGGAACAACTGATGTAGGTTAACAGACCAAGACTATTAAAATACTCACAGGAGTATTAAAATGCTTACAAAAACTGCCCAGTGGCTCTCAGTAAGTAGCAATTTGTAACCATTAACAAGTTCATAGTATCTctttcaaagcaatttaaaaattaaaaacaacctTACTTTCAGGGAAccggagaaagaaaaaggactaTCAGTTGAGGTTGctaacaaaaaaatgaaaggtgGACCTGTGTACAAAGTTGGTAGTTCCATCAATTGGGTCTATAATCCACGTGGGGTTGTCTGTCAGAATGCTGCCCTCTCCAGCTGCAACAGATTCCTCTCCAATAAAGCTACAGtagaaacacatttaaaagacagaaagaaattgttaaaaatgtattaattacAACACTGTCCTTGACACTGAAATTCTTAAAAGTGAGATGAAGCTTGGAGTACCACCAGTGATCATACataaaaaactgagaaaaacattatttatcCAGAAAGCACCAACCATATCTGACCAAGCTTGCATCAGTATTTATGATGTCAAGGATAAGCACAATATGTGGCAAAAAGAATTTTATGTTTCAATACAGAAATAATACCAGAATTTAGCATTCAGAACATTGAcgttttcataatttttttccagtaacaGCATCATCAAATTTTGTTCAAAATACCTATAGCTATTTACACCTTTCAGCTTATTTGTGCTACACAACATTATTTTTTAGCTtgtgttttcagtgaaaaaagcCTTTGTGGTCTTATGTATCTGGTTAGAACACTGCAGCAACTGTTAAATTTGAAGACTGATTTAAACCCAAATATGATAAAGTTGTTAATCTCAAAATTTTAGTTTTACAAGCATGAAAAAACAGTAATATAGTAATGGAATGGAAATTCAAACCAGTTTCTGAAGAAGATGGGTGACTGCATGCTCAGCCACAGTATTAAACCCCAGAGACACAGAAGGCACAGTGCTATAGCACTCCAAAATTCACAATTTTTGCTGCTCATGAAAGCATTTGTTTTGGACTGCAAAATTATTAGAATGAGTCTAAGTGGGTGGAATTCTCTTCAAGGCCTTTTGCAGGTTGTCACAATTTATCACACATTACTCAACCTATGAAAAGTTTGCAGCAAACACATGCTTTCCTCCACAAACATAAAAAATGAGAACTACTGAGAGGTAACAAACGAGGTCCCTTTAATACTGATTAGAGTTTTATGATTAACTACAGAAGTGAAGATGACTAATCAGAAAGAAACAGCATGTTTCCAAAAAGCAGCAGACCTTCAGAAAGATGAGACTGAATATAGCTGATGAGTAATTCACTAGGAAAAGAAGTTCAGCACCATTATGTCTAATGTAACACTGGTTacctaaaataaaaagaagctaaaatattcaaaaatgcTTATCAGTGTCACAGAAACTGTTATTTCAAGGTCATTCCACAAGTCTGTATGATTACACTAATTTGGTTACTGAACTTTTGCACCACCTCCGTTGCTTCAGTTCTACACAGATTTCTTATATTCCACACATACAGCCACAGTAACAAAATCTCcaagaaaatgcaagaaaaaaacagcaaactgACTTTAAGGAAACTGTATTAAACTTGAGCCATTGTGTCAAAATGCTAAAGACAGACCCATGTAAGCAAAATACATATAGATCACCCTTCACGAATACATTTTTCAGGGAGTGGAGGATAGGGATATAGAGAGAggcaggggaagaggaaaaaaagggaagagcaaTTAAGAAAGCAGTATTTTGTATGACAGCCTTTGTGTTATGCAGAACAAGAAGATCCTGTCTTCTTTTAAGGATGTTTTATGTTGTCAAACTGTATGAGATTTGCCAAAGGCACTCGGTTCCACAGGACCCATCCCACACAGACAGCAAAGGCACACTAGTTTCAAAAGCAGACAAGAAATCTGGGTTCCAGGTCTCCTGGGGACACCTCTGATTTTCCAAAGCAATAACCAAGAAGTTTCTTTCAGTTGGCTCAACAGCAAGTGAAGTTCAGTCTAAGTTTTGTCTCATGTCAGTAACCTGGGGACACCTTGTTTTGTTGCTACAGCCCTGTGCAAAACTTCAACCTGCTGGTACTCtaaaatacttaatttattGAAGGTAAAGGAGAATGCTGCAATTTTCCAGCATGCCAGTTGTACTAAAATTTTACCAAGCAAAATcataaattttccatttttttttctgtcaaaagcATACTGGTAAACAGCCATACCTGTGAGAAGGATACTTTTCTTTTATCAAAGAAATAATGAAGTTTTCTACTTTTTGATCAGTTTCTGTCACTAGATCTACAGGTGAACTTTTAGTCATAACAGATATTTCTTCTTTGAGTGCTCCACAGATTAtctgttaaaacaaaaacaaaaaaaatctttcactgttAACAATACGGAAAATACTAGTTTTCCAAAAAAATCTGAGCAACATTTTTACAGCCATTTTCTATACTGCATatacaaaacacaaacacaagcaGTGACATGGATTTAACTGCAGGAGCTGAGACTTGCATCTCTAGTCCCTATTCACTACAAAGTTTTACATGGCTTTAAATCTAAGTACTATAGGAAGATCTCCAGGTAGATGAAACTGGGGTCCATTTTGTTAGGACAAGTTTTAAATTCACAAATTTAAATACCAAAGTTGAAGAAAACACCTGACACTGAGCTC carries:
- the IMPA1 gene encoding inositol monophosphatase 1 isoform X1, which produces MADPWQECMDYAVGLARKAGEIICGALKEEISVMTKSSPVDLVTETDQKVENFIISLIKEKYPSHSFIGEESVAAGEGSILTDNPTWIIDPIDGTTNFVHRFPFVAVSIGFVVNKKIEFGIVYSCVEDKMYTARKGKGAFCNGQKLQVSGQEDITKSLLVTELGSNRDPEAIKIILSNMERLLSIPIHGIRAVGTAAVNMCLVATGGADAYYEMGIHCWDMAGAGIIITEAGGVLLDVTGGPFDLMSRRIIAASSQAIGERIAKALQVIPLRRDDATN
- the IMPA1 gene encoding inositol monophosphatase 1 isoform X2 gives rise to the protein MADPWQECMDYAVGLARKAGEIICGALKEEISVMTKSSPVDLVTETDQKVENFIISLIKEKYPSHSFIGEESVAAGEGSILTDNPTWIIDPIDGTTNFVHRFPFVAVSIGFVVNKKIEFGIVYSCVEDKMYTARKGKGAFCNGQKLQVSGQEDITKSLLVTELGSNRDPEAIKIILSNMERLLSIPIHGISSSFLQFIRTFLCSLCSVHRHCNFFVNSSQLKQHLYLL